The genomic DNA TTAAGCATATGTGCAAATGCCAATATTGATTGCGTGAACGCCAATCTATAGTGCGCACCAGGACACCACAAGCCATGGGATGCACACGATGAACACCCCGCTGCACCTCGCCCTGATCGGCGACTACAACCCTGCCGTGACGGCCCACCAGGCCATTCCCCTCGCCTTGCAACAAGCGGCCGACGAGCTCGGCCTGCGAGTGCACCTGCAATGGCTCGACACCGACACCCTCACGTCCACCACGCCATTACACGCCTTCGACGGTTTCTGGTGCGTGCCTGCCAGCCCTTACCGCGACACCGACGGCGCACTGCGGGCAATCCGTTTTGCCCGCGAACACAAGCGTCCTTTCCTCGGCACGTGCGGTGGTTTTCAACACGCGGTTCTGGAATATGCCCGCAATGTGCTGGGCTGGAAGGATGCCGAACACGGCGAACTCGCCCCGGCTGCCACGCGTGCCGTCATCACGCCCCTGAGCTGTGCGCTCGTGGACACCACCGACACCGTGCGCCTGGCGC from Pseudomonas tolaasii NCPPB 2192 includes the following:
- a CDS encoding CTP synthase C-terminal region-related (seleno)protein; amino-acid sequence: MNTPLHLALIGDYNPAVTAHQAIPLALQQAADELGLRVHLQWLDTDTLTSTTPLHAFDGFWCVPASPYRDTDGALRAIRFAREHKRPFLGTCGGFQHAVLEYARNVLGWKDAEHGELAPAATRAVITPLSCALVDTTDTVRLAPYTRIAEAYGALDLHEGYRCSYGINPEFAGALLEADLIPSGHDSTGDLRAVELLDHPFFVATLFQPERAALKGITPPLAVALLKACQG